The Streptococcus sp. 29896 genome includes a region encoding these proteins:
- a CDS encoding ATPase, producing the protein MEVEIKQAENQYILRLKYEVQASPSDSWNLLATNKGFEKWFPQLSVKSDHLVFEMEDFREVMPLLSYQPESHLAYEWDRAQVSFHIKDQQIVFEEIIPFDFGNEFADAKKDMTGWLVQNDCIKALLNAKKLPDRAALREKWSAYLEKELNL; encoded by the coding sequence ATGGAAGTAGAAATCAAACAAGCTGAAAATCAATATATCTTACGCCTGAAATATGAGGTCCAAGCCAGTCCCTCTGATAGTTGGAACCTCCTTGCCACCAACAAAGGATTTGAAAAGTGGTTTCCGCAGCTAAGTGTGAAAAGTGACCATTTGGTTTTTGAGATGGAAGATTTTCGAGAGGTCATGCCCCTGCTTAGTTACCAACCAGAATCGCACCTTGCTTACGAATGGGACAGGGCACAGGTTAGTTTTCACATTAAGGACCAGCAGATTGTTTTTGAAGAAATCATTCCATTTGATTTTGGGAATGAATTTGCAGATGCTAAAAAAGATATGACTGGCTGGTTGGTACAAAATGACTGCATCAAGGCTCTATTGAATGCTAAGAAACTGCCAGATAGAGCCGCTCTTAGAGAAAAATGGTCGGCCTATTTGGAAAAAGAATTGAATCTTTAG
- a CDS encoding YjjG family noncanonical pyrimidine nucleotidase gives MHYKHILFDLDHTLLDFARGEELALTQFLQAMDVTDIQAFKDVYRPINQAMWKDLEKGLISKKELIDTRFSKTFAQFGRQVDGRQMALTYQEFIGKQGQIFTGADQLLRQLTQNGYQLYAATNGITYIQENRLHHSPIQQYFTDVFISEKMGTQKPAAAFFDKIAEQVSGGDKTSLLMVGDSLTADIQGANNAGIDSVWYNPTKQINHGPAQPTYTISHYSELFDILSIKE, from the coding sequence TTGCATTACAAACATATTTTATTTGATTTAGACCATACTTTGCTGGATTTTGCGCGTGGGGAAGAACTGGCTTTGACCCAGTTTTTGCAGGCTATGGATGTGACTGATATTCAGGCCTTCAAGGATGTCTATCGTCCAATTAACCAGGCTATGTGGAAGGATTTGGAAAAGGGTTTGATTAGCAAGAAGGAGTTGATTGATACACGTTTTTCCAAAACCTTTGCCCAGTTTGGCCGCCAAGTGGATGGCCGCCAGATGGCTCTGACCTATCAGGAATTTATCGGTAAGCAGGGACAAATTTTTACAGGGGCAGACCAGCTGTTACGCCAGTTGACCCAAAACGGCTACCAGCTGTATGCGGCGACAAACGGTATCACCTACATCCAGGAGAACCGCCTGCACCATTCTCCCATCCAGCAGTATTTTACAGATGTCTTCATTTCAGAAAAGATGGGGACCCAGAAGCCTGCGGCTGCTTTTTTTGATAAAATAGCAGAGCAGGTTTCAGGTGGTGATAAGACCAGTCTTTTGATGGTAGGGGACAGCTTGACTGCAGATATTCAAGGTGCCAATAATGCAGGAATCGATTCTGTTTGGTACAATCCAACCAAGCAAATCAATCACGGGCCTGCTCAGCCAACCTACACTATTTCACATTATAGTGAACTTTTTGATATTTTATCCATCAAAGAATAG
- the ldcB gene encoding LD-carboxypeptidase LdcB/DacB, which translates to MKQRYWILLGISLITLAACGNSQEKQTSESNSQSSQTLASSNSSQEVASSSTQAEADTSSSSEASQAGQVSQDAAYNGSYYYVEGKYGPVIIVNKKHPLASSYAPGEDPTALASFLELLANMQAQGFAVSNQYSGFRSYETQASLYQNYVNQDGQANADRYSARPGYSEHQTGLAFDLIDTAGNLLTEPTACQWLAQHAHEYGFVVRYLEGKEASTGYMPESWHIRYVGQEATEIYQSGLTLEEYYGVEGGDYAQ; encoded by the coding sequence ATGAAACAGAGATATTGGATTTTGTTAGGTATTAGTTTAATAACGCTGGCTGCTTGCGGAAATTCTCAAGAAAAGCAAACTAGCGAAAGTAACAGTCAAAGTAGCCAGACTTTAGCTAGCTCAAACAGTTCCCAAGAGGTAGCTTCCAGTTCGACTCAAGCAGAGGCTGACACGAGTAGTTCTTCAGAAGCAAGCCAAGCAGGTCAGGTCAGCCAAGATGCTGCCTATAATGGGTCTTATTACTATGTTGAAGGCAAGTATGGACCGGTCATTATTGTCAATAAAAAACATCCTCTAGCAAGCTCTTATGCACCTGGAGAGGACCCAACTGCCCTTGCTTCCTTCTTGGAGTTACTAGCCAATATGCAGGCGCAAGGCTTTGCGGTATCCAATCAATACTCGGGTTTTCGTTCCTATGAAACACAGGCTTCGCTCTACCAAAACTATGTCAACCAAGACGGTCAAGCAAATGCCGATCGCTACTCAGCTAGACCAGGTTATTCAGAACACCAAACTGGACTGGCCTTTGATCTGATTGATACTGCGGGCAACCTTTTAACGGAACCGACAGCTTGTCAGTGGTTAGCTCAGCATGCCCATGAATATGGCTTTGTGGTTCGCTATTTGGAAGGAAAAGAAGCGTCAACAGGCTACATGCCAGAATCTTGGCATATCCGTTATGTAGGTCAAGAAGCGACAGAGATCTACCAATCTGGCTTGACTCTGGAAGAGTATTATGGGGTTGAAGGCGGGGATTACGCTCAATAG
- a CDS encoding DUF2130 domain-containing protein, whose amino-acid sequence MHQITCPHCSTIFTVNETEYSQLLAQVRGAEFEKEIHDRLERERELLSQKAENDLQAKLGDKDKEILELTARLDKLSSQTELEISSALSKKDQEIQELKAKLEQIGLAKDLELQQAVAQVEKERDAAQNALVVQEQKQELALATTRQEYEVRLKAADEQVEFYKNFKAQQSTKAIGESLEQFAEAEFNKVRSYAFPRAKFGKDNAVSASGSKGDYIYRELDENGVEIISIMFEMKNEADTTKTKHKNADFFKELDKDRREKECEYAVLVTMLEADNDYYNTGIVDVSHEYDKMYVVRPQFFIQLIGLLRNAALNSLQYKQELAMIKKQNDDITQFEKELDAFKTAFAKNYNSASNNFKKAIDEIDKSIKRMEEVKRFLTTSENQLRLANNKLDDVSVKKLTRNNPTMKAKFEALKED is encoded by the coding sequence ATGCATCAAATTACTTGTCCGCATTGCTCTACTATTTTTACTGTCAATGAAACTGAGTATAGTCAACTCCTGGCCCAGGTACGTGGTGCGGAGTTTGAAAAGGAAATCCACGACCGTTTGGAGCGGGAACGGGAATTATTGTCCCAGAAGGCAGAAAATGACTTGCAAGCTAAACTGGGAGATAAAGACAAGGAAATCCTTGAACTGACTGCACGTTTGGACAAGTTGTCTAGTCAGACGGAGCTAGAAATCAGCTCTGCCCTTTCAAAAAAAGACCAAGAAATCCAAGAGTTGAAAGCCAAATTGGAGCAGATCGGCTTGGCTAAGGATTTGGAGTTGCAACAGGCTGTCGCTCAGGTGGAAAAAGAGCGAGATGCGGCTCAAAATGCCTTGGTTGTGCAGGAACAAAAGCAGGAGTTGGCGCTTGCGACCACTCGTCAGGAGTACGAGGTACGGCTCAAGGCAGCAGATGAGCAGGTGGAGTTTTACAAGAACTTCAAAGCCCAGCAGTCCACCAAGGCAATCGGCGAGAGCCTGGAGCAATTTGCAGAGGCAGAGTTTAACAAGGTTCGTTCTTATGCCTTTCCACGGGCAAAATTTGGCAAGGACAATGCGGTTTCCGCTTCTGGTTCCAAGGGGGACTACATCTATCGGGAGTTGGATGAGAACGGTGTGGAAATCATCTCCATCATGTTTGAGATGAAGAATGAGGCGGATACAACCAAAACCAAGCATAAAAACGCAGATTTCTTCAAAGAATTGGATAAGGACCGTCGCGAAAAGGAATGCGAATATGCCGTTCTAGTGACTATGTTGGAAGCGGACAACGATTATTACAATACAGGGATTGTCGATGTCAGCCATGAGTATGACAAGATGTACGTGGTCCGTCCTCAGTTCTTTATTCAGCTAATTGGGCTTTTGCGAAATGCTGCGCTGAACAGTTTGCAGTACAAGCAGGAGTTGGCAATGATTAAAAAGCAAAATGACGACATCACCCAATTCGAAAAGGAGCTAGATGCCTTTAAAACAGCCTTTGCCAAGAACTACAACTCGGCAAGTAACAACTTTAAAAAAGCTATTGATGAAATTGACAAGTCCATCAAGCGGATGGAAGAAGTCAAACGCTTCCTAACAACCAGCGAGAACCAGCTCCGCCTTGCAAATAATAAACTAGACGATGTCTCCGTCAAAAAATTAACCCGCAACAACCCTACGATGAAAGCTAAGTTTGAAGCTTTGAAGGAGGACTAG
- a CDS encoding AAA family ATPase, whose amino-acid sequence MDLEIKNAIDRLLYACDSVDTKHLSKQGPISLKQMVCQDLLTFIQKISLKDSEERINLFMMTYFSEIQVECIGDENENIHSSFKMLCQIDQVKEKSNGFILSDLYIKSIIVIGQHYSLSKKHKKSINVQGFIDYVKNLKEYVKNVPDLDKEFGHEFEKTSVNTNTEPISISEESSSISSSRAETIEDVLEQIDRLIGLQNVKSEVRNLINLLRLNKIRKERGYKQIKTSNHLVFLGNPGTGKTTIARLIAKIYKALGILSEGQLVEVDRSDLVAGYVGQTAIKTREVIDKAMGGILFIDEAYTLAKGGSDFGQEAIDTILKAMEDKRDDFVVIVAGYSGPMSDFLASNPGLESRFNKSIHFPDYTAEELFDIFNLYCQNYEMQLTTDASLSLKDYLQKLCNKKPSNFSNGRAVRNLFEASLSLQANRLAEKEAIGNEDLTMLMEKDLCLNLPDM is encoded by the coding sequence ATGGATTTAGAAATCAAAAATGCTATAGACAGACTTCTATATGCTTGTGATAGTGTTGATACAAAACACTTATCGAAACAAGGACCAATTTCCTTGAAGCAGATGGTCTGTCAAGATCTCCTAACCTTTATTCAAAAAATATCTCTTAAAGATAGCGAAGAACGCATCAATCTTTTTATGATGACCTATTTCTCAGAGATTCAAGTTGAATGCATAGGAGATGAAAATGAGAATATTCATTCTTCCTTCAAGATGCTTTGTCAAATTGATCAAGTCAAGGAGAAAAGTAACGGCTTCATACTCTCTGACCTCTATATAAAATCAATCATTGTGATTGGGCAGCACTATAGTTTAAGTAAAAAACATAAAAAATCGATAAATGTACAAGGATTTATCGACTATGTAAAAAATCTGAAAGAGTATGTGAAGAATGTTCCAGATTTAGATAAAGAATTTGGACATGAGTTTGAAAAAACATCAGTCAACACTAACACTGAACCAATTAGTATATCAGAAGAAAGTTCTTCGATTTCTTCTTCTCGAGCTGAAACAATTGAGGATGTGTTAGAGCAGATTGACCGATTGATAGGATTGCAAAATGTAAAGAGTGAGGTTCGTAATTTAATAAACTTGCTAAGACTCAATAAAATCAGAAAAGAACGAGGTTATAAGCAAATAAAAACTTCCAATCATTTGGTTTTTCTAGGAAATCCCGGAACTGGTAAGACGACCATTGCCCGATTAATCGCAAAGATATACAAAGCATTGGGAATTCTGTCGGAGGGGCAATTGGTTGAAGTCGATCGGTCTGATTTGGTAGCGGGTTATGTCGGTCAAACTGCGATAAAGACTAGAGAGGTGATTGACAAGGCAATGGGTGGCATCTTGTTTATTGATGAAGCTTATACTCTTGCTAAAGGTGGATCTGATTTTGGGCAAGAAGCAATTGATACGATTCTAAAAGCTATGGAAGATAAGCGTGATGATTTTGTCGTGATTGTTGCTGGATATTCTGGACCAATGAGTGACTTTCTGGCTTCAAATCCTGGATTGGAATCAAGATTTAACAAATCCATCCACTTTCCTGATTATACAGCAGAAGAACTGTTTGATATCTTCAACCTATATTGCCAAAATTATGAGATGCAGCTAACAACTGATGCAAGCCTTTCGTTGAAAGATTACTTACAAAAGCTCTGTAATAAGAAACCATCAAATTTTTCAAATGGACGAGCAGTTCGAAATCTTTTTGAAGCTTCATTGTCGCTCCAAGCAAATCGTCTAGCAGAAAAAGAAGCTATTGGAAATGAAGACTTGACCATGCTCATGGAGAAGGACCTTTGCCTTAATTTGCCAGACATGTGA
- a CDS encoding VOC family protein has translation MLKAMEVYLVTNGNGLEAIEFYKNALGAEVEQVNLFKDFLPDCPPELENFVMNAQFRLNGQRFMLSDNNPEMPYAVGDNITVALITDDEATAKDLFAKLSEDAKQITMDLQAVPWSPAYGSLQDKFGIHWQVNAEVAGFGQEYYADQN, from the coding sequence ATGCTAAAAGCAATGGAAGTCTATTTGGTTACAAATGGTAACGGATTAGAAGCAATTGAATTTTACAAGAACGCGCTAGGCGCAGAAGTTGAACAAGTGAATTTGTTCAAAGATTTCTTGCCGGATTGTCCACCAGAATTGGAAAACTTTGTCATGAACGCACAATTTCGTTTGAATGGTCAACGTTTTATGTTGTCAGACAACAACCCAGAGATGCCTTATGCGGTGGGCGACAACATTACAGTTGCTTTGATTACCGATGATGAGGCAACAGCCAAAGACCTATTTGCTAAATTATCTGAAGATGCAAAACAAATCACAATGGACTTACAAGCAGTACCTTGGTCACCAGCTTATGGATCATTGCAGGACAAATTCGGTATCCATTGGCAAGTCAATGCGGAAGTAGCTGGCTTTGGTCAAGAATACTACGCAGATCAAAACTAA